The segment TGCCGGGgttgtttgagatttttaactttgatataacttatttttagcTGTTTCCTTTAACAATTCATGCATTCATCACTTTATGCTTTAATCCTATTTTCCTAGAAGTATGTACTCACACCCTTACGGTGCTATTATAGGAAGTTGGCAATGTGCCTTATGTGGTAGAAAATGGATGTGGGAAATTTTCGAAGTCTCCAAAGGAGATTGCCAGCATTGTTGCTCAATGGTTTGGACCAAAAATGGAAGAGCTCAAGGCCATGTCACAGAATGCATTAAAGCTGGCAAGACCAGATGCTGTTTTTAAGATTGTTCAGGATCTTCATGAGCTGGTTAGAGAAAGAAATTTTGTACCACGGTATTCATGTGTAACATAGCTCTGTTGCCCTCTAAAATTTTGGGTCATATGGGTGAACTTCCTTTCAGCCCCTCATTCCAGTGCTTGATCATATGATTACATGGGAAGAAAATACTGATTTTATGATgcctctctttattttttctttttaacctttTGGTGAAAACCAACATGCAATTTGTTCCTTAGTATGCTGCGATAGGCTAAAGGAAATAGGTGATCTGTTCTGCAATATGCGTTGAAGAGTTTTTAGTTGGCCTAATAATGTGATGGCCAAGGGCATTTTTTAGGTTGTATACAGATTTTCTTCCATAGTCAAATAAGAACTTTTTCCTTGTAGCTTCTTTTCTGCCAGATTGAAATATTTCTTAGCTGCATTGTCTATGATCCTGTCAACGCTAAAGTTGAAACTTTGTTACTTAAAAACAAGAAGTTAACTCTTTACACCCTAATTTAATATTGTCGTGCTTCTCATGGTTATTGATTGTTAATGTTGAAGTTTTCATACAAAAGAAAGTAATAGTAGGAGTTTCATTTTCCCATTGCTTAGGTAAGTCCAGTCCAGTTATATTTATAGCAGTATTTTAAAGCCAGACCAGCTGTTTAAACTGGTTCAGTTGAGATTCAATGTTTAGTTCATTTTATCGATGTTTGTAGTTTAGATAGTCAGTGTATTAGATTGATATGAGGTTGAATTGAGTAAATCACGTCAAGTCAGTCCGGTCAAACTGTTGTGTTGATGTTCGTAAGAAAAATTTTGCAATTACTCAACTCTCAATCATTGCAAGGAAATGCACTATATCATCAtactattattttgtttaataatatattgttataattcatatttaatttatcacaGAATTGGCTAAGTTAAAGAGTGAAAAATCGATTCATTTtgtgaagaaatatatattgcGTATCAATCATGTCATAtcgttttaatatttatataatctattattGGTCTTGTCATCAGTCTGGATAGATCAATACATGGACGGTATCATGATTGAGTCAATGCCAGAAAACATTGATTTATATACAATTGAAGACATACCCTCGTAATAAATCCTTTGTTTATTCTTCAATGGAGGTCACCACCACAGTTCTGGTGAATGGAAGATGAAGGTGGAGCTAACAGCAGCTGATTCTGGCTCCTAGTCTTTTTCTACGTCAATTTCAACAAGGGTGATGTCGAGGAACACACCCTCAACCACTGGACTGTAACAAATGTGAGTTAATCTTGCCATCTATCAACATCACCTCAACATCCGTTGCTACAAGTTCATGGAACCTTTATTTTAGGAGTGGTTTCAAATTggatcaaattaagtttaaataaatgttagtttaaaattgactcaaatcttgaatgataaattaagtttgaattcgaattatttcaaataataaacagtgacataaaaaaagaaaataagttattgaaaattgaaaaaaataatagttaagaAATTATAGTAGAAAAATAGTTTTGGTGAAGAACCATTGATGAACTTTGAAAGCCAAACCATAAAGATggagttttaattaaaatttaatttattgaaagtaaatatgaattcaaatctaaattagttcaattcaatttgaatttaactataaaatttattttctcaaaagaCTTTGGAGCAAAAATCTTCCCTTTTGTGTGTCAAACCTGCAAAATAAAATCTTGTTAACTCCTAGTATATTACATTGTTTTAACAAAACTAGTTTCGAGATTTTGACGATGTTTGTGTGTCAGTTTGAATCCACACCAAAGATGATGAGAAGTCCTTGGGATTTATCCTTAATGTGAAGTTGCTTTAGAATCTATACCACGTCAGCTGGCTCCGGAAAGGGTGGACGAATGCTGACGTGGCATGATCAAGTGGGTCCCGCCAAACCCAACACAGCAAGCTATGAAGTCTCATCCAATGCCACCTCAATCAACACTTGTCAGTTTGTAACAGTCTCCATTACCAACGCCAAACATaggaaaggaaaattttaacTGCAAATTTCAATGCAAAGCTGCAGACTTGATCAAGGTTCGGCACTTTGATATTcacaaatttttcatttttaataattaaaaaagggaCCATTTGCAGGCTTCTTATCCTAAATTTTGGGTATTTTGTTTGGTATGAGGTGCCTAGAACTTCTCACCTGAAGATGAATATTTTATAgcataaaaaaagagaataaacgGTTACCCAGTTCATAGTTTGAGTCAAGCTTTGAGTTTGCAGAGCTTTGATTGTGTTGTGGGTGATGGGTTGGAAATACAACGCTGGGTTAGGCTTGATTGGCAGTGTTGTGTTTATATGGGTCACCTCTGCGGAGATCACTCAGGTATATTAGAAACATATTCTgatatctttttctttgtcttttctctttatttcaTTGTTTGGTTTCCAAGAAAGTGAAATCAAGTTGGAATTTTGGATGTTCCTTTTCTCTTTCTGGTATTTCTTTTTATGAGTGCTTATGTAATTTGCATAGAACAATCAGTCTTTTGGGAATTGAGGATTTAAAAAGGCTCTTTTGGGATTTGTTTTTCATATCTATTGATCATTTATTAGTAAGAATGGGAACTGAGGGGCAGATGTTTGaagttttattttacatttaagaTTGGTGATTTGGTATTGTAAATTCAATATGCTGAAGGCTCTAAATAGCTGTGAAGTTCCCTTATGTGGCCATGAGCTATATCTATATGACAGAAATcctgaatatatatatttttccgATTGGCATTCCATGGTTAAGTAATTATAATGTCAACTTCTTATTTTCTGCAGAGAATCTTTGTAGAGTATAGACAGCCATTTGCACTTACATATCTGGGGGTGTCTCTCATGGTAATATATTTGCCCGTGGCACTTCTGAAAGATTGTGTCTGCAGCTTCTTGGGTGCAACCGTTTTTAGGAATTTTTCACATGAGATGTCTGTGTCAAGCACTTCTACTGGACTTGATATTCCTCTTAGAATCAATGAGTTGCAGGACGGTTCAGAAACTGATCTGCAAAGTAGACTACTTAGTGCCAAATATCTTAGTGAAAGGGAAGAGGGGGGGCCTTTGCTCCCAAAGAATGAGGAAGATGATCCGCCTATGCTTGAAGACAGCAGTTATCTTCATTCATGGGACATTGCCAAGTGCAGTTTGTATCTTACTCCTGTATGGTTTTTGACAGAGGTAAAAGATTCGTCTTCATATCATTTTCTATTGAAATCATTGGCCCTTGTATAGAAGTTTGCCTCGGGAAAAATAAGCCAGTATTGCAAGTAGTATATGGCTCACAAGTAGTTGACATTAAATATGTGTAGTAGTTTAATGTGTTGCATAAACATAACTTAAATTGTTGAAAGACTTATTCTGTACAATCTACAGAAGATATGACCCCAGATAGGTCTGAATGCAGGAAGAGCATCATGTATCTGATCCTTGTTAGCTTGGAATGGATGTTTTGTTGCATTATTGTGCACGAATACAACTCAACAAAACTTGAAAATgggtttaattatataatgatctTTTTTTAGTTCTTTCATTTGTATTACTGAACATCTCTTGTTTTGAATGACATTATGATAAATGATAGGGTATGTTTCTGCCCCTTTCTGAGTATATGACTAGTTTAATTCCTTAATTTCATGCAGTATCTATCAAACTCTGCTCTGGCCAATACTAGCGTAGCAAGTACGACTGTCCTAACTTCTACATCGGGGCTCTTTACGCTTTTCTTTGGAGCTCTACTTGGCCAGGACTCCATTAGTATTGCAAAAGTGGTTGCTGTCTTTGTAAGTATGGCAGGTGTTGCAATGACAACAGCTGGAAAAACTTGGGCAAAAGATGAATATCTAAGCATCTCTGAGTGAGTTGAATACATTACTTGGATAGCTGTATTAAGCTTTTTCTTGAGGGCTCTCTAGATTTCTTCCTCTTTTCATTCCCAACTATCTATGTCGATTCGTCTGTACACTCTTATGTACCCCATTTACAAGactaataaattgtattttgcTTTTTGAACTCTCTTCCTTATATGTTCTCAAGGTCTAGAAGGCACTCAATCACAGGGGACATTTGCGGCCTTCTCTCTGCAATTTCATATGGATTATTTACAGGTATTTACAGTTGTTGTGATATATACAATTTCAGTAATTGTAGTTACTAAATCATGTCCAAATCTTCTGCCTGATGCTTAACTTTTCTATGTATTGCAGTGCTGCTCAAAAAATCTGCCGGGTCCGAAGGAGATAAGGTGGACGTGCAAAAGTTCTTCGGATATATTGGTCTCTTCTGTCTCCTTGGTCTTTGGTGGTTAAGTAAGTAGCTTGCAACTAAAAAGACAAACAGTTGAACAAGAATTATACCACAACGCTAAAACTTCCAGTAGTTAGCATATTGTTTGAAATATCTGGCATTAATGTCACTTTCTATGTAGTATGGCCGCTGAACGCAGCAGGACTTGAGCCTCAATTCGAGTTTCCACATTCAGCATCTGTTGAAGAAGCTGTGCTGTTCACTGGCTTGGTGGGGAGTGTTCTCTCAGACTACTTATGGTATGTACAATAAGAACACCCTCCACATATTTCAATTAGACACCACTATCCGGACCTAGAAGAATATAATTATGCgtacaaacaaattgtacaaacttAGTTATACGAATTGAGATAACAACTTGTGATTGGATgatgtaattgtttttttttttttcacttcaaaattatccaattaaatgCAACTACATaagattgtataaataaattggtataatttgtttgtatagtATTACTCGACATGAAAACTATAAGGTTGTTTTTTCTGAATGTGTTAAATGAATCCAGGGCCCTTTCTGTGGTTTGGACAACTCCGTTAGTCGCAACGCTTGGCATGTCCTTAACGATACCCCTAGCAATGTTAGCTGACATGGTTATTCACGGCCGGCACTATTCTGCAATCTACATCCTTGGATGCATTCAAGTAgaatcattttttttccttctcagtATCTTGCTTACTACATTCATAAccaagaaatggaaacttcactCACTGATAGAGTTGTAAATTGGATTCAGGTATTTGCAGGTTTCGTTATAGCCAATCTATCTGACAAGTTTTCGGCAAAGGGGGAATTGTAGCAGTAGCAGCAAGCAAGATAGTGTAAAAATCTTGAATGAGAATGTAAAATACTTAAGGATTTTGAAGCAACAAGTAATGctctcttattattataatgcaAAATGTGAATAAGGAACAAACAGCAGCAAACCCTAGTTATCTATATGGTTCTGTgtgaattatcaaattttgttttcataaaagaaACATAAGCTTTGTTTTAGACAATTTGTAGAAGGAATTTCAAAATGTTGTTACCTCTTTTCCTGAAATGCTCAAGCTTGAATTGCACtagttgagtttgaatcaagttttgaACTCTTTTTTATAGACGAGATGAATTCAAGTCTATTTAAACATTTGAATATACGCCAACTCGAATTGAAGTGAAatgaacaaaggaaaaaaatgccTTAATTGTTTCAATAGAAATAAAAGGAATATAtaaattcacataattttttttatattgttatgcagTTAATCTCTTCTTATATCAAACTTACGAAAACGATATTCAAAAgatcatatatataacatataacgATTAGTCATATCATCCGTAGATCAAGTTAAGATAtgaataactattttttaatctgaaagaacaaaaataatgaatcttaatgtttttttgatacatctaattatttttcttttttatatctactaaatacaagataatatgcctaaaattattatcttcTATTTTATCGGGATAATACAATTGAGTATAGTATCTTTTTCAAGACTTTTTTAATACcattaataattgttttatcGATTTATGACCAAATGACTCAATAATATAACATTGGAGTTCCCTGAAAAATATTGCTAAGACAATAATTAAACCAAAcatagaagaaaaaggaaaaatatatttttcccaaagaattttataatggaattataaaaataatctaatcctaaataaacattttaacaaATCAGAGGGGAGACCGGCCCGGTCCGGGTTAATGGAACCGGATCCAAATGGTCTATTGGCTTGGCCGGCTCCCAAGTTAAAAGGTCGTCTttaggaaaaatataaaaaaacaaaacaaaacacttCCACTCCAACGAGGAAGAGCAGCAGATCGGAAAGAGCAGCGAATTTCATCGAATCTAATGGAGAAGGGTAAAGCAGTGATGGGGTCGGGGAGAAGATGGGCCGTTGATTTCACTGACAATTCAACCATTCCTTCCTCACGTGACATACCTGATCCTCCTGGCTTCACTCGCGCTTCACAAGATCAGGTTCTCCCTCTCTTCTCTATCATCTCTTTTTATTCTTTggatttttttgtctttaattttttttttcaaagttcatTTATTGACTTTGTTATCTTATTAGGATGATTCAACCACCAGTCGACAGAAGAAAGATGCCGAGGCTAATTGGAAGGCTCAGGTAATGTAAATTCCTCTTCGGATATTTTGTTTAGTGTAATGCTACTTGAACTTACAATGGTTACAGATTAGGGGTGCAAATGAACCTAGCCAGAGTATTCTTTGGCCGGAGCTTGAAATTAACGAGCTCGGGTGTTGTCAAGCTCAGTTCTTGAAAAATTGTAGTTAAAACTctgaacttatatatttatcagtTGTCTCATGTTCAAAGTGAGAGTAAGATTTTTCAGGTTCcactgtaaaattttaaatttgtagggatttattgatattatatttgagCCGAGCAACAACAAGCTTAAAAACTTAGttcaacaataatcaaattgaGCTGCAAGTAGCTTGCTAGTGATTTGATTTGTTCGCAACTTAATAGAAACACTGGTACAAACTTGacatgttatcatgtaattggatgttactttatcactaattcaaaatcatacaaGCATAAAATAACATGTTAGCATTTGTGTAGCAGTGTTAGTGTCCATTGTTTGTGTgtgaagtattattattttgtttaattaggTTAACTGCTAGATTTCCAGTTGATTGGTTCAATTCTGTGAATTTTAGGTTAGACAAATCAAGCTTATTTCATGAAGTTATTTTTGGATTTGTGctttaaatgaatcaaattctGTGATTATTGTGGAATTGATCAAAAGTATTATAGTTTGTGATATTAGTTTTCTTATTTATGTACAGAAAGCTTGGGAAGTGGCACAAGCTCCTTTCAAGAATTTGCTAATGATGGGGTTTATGATGTGGATGGCTGGAAGTACTGTACATCTTTTCAGTATTGGTATTACATTTTCAGCTCTCTGGCAGCCTATAAGTGCTCTTCAAGGAGTCGGAAAAGGTAAGCGCAATGCTACTAATTTGTTTTGAAGTGATTATTTATGTTCCAAGGCTCTTCAATGGAAAGTGAGCATACTTTTGTTGTACAGTGAATAAAATGTTATTGGAGAGAGTAGGAAGAAACCAtgtcatttgtatttattgtcATGACCATGTTTCTTTGTCCACAAATGTTTGCCTCCTTATTTCTGCTGGCATTCTGAAAGGGCTTTTTATAAGGTTTGTTGGGGATACATCAGTGTTTATAAGTAGAGGGTGAAGTTGTGTATAGGAAATGCTAATAAGAACATTTTTCTGTTTGTCTCAATTTTTGATCTGACtgaataactattttttttcttgtaaaatatcattgatATGGAGGATATGTATTTCTTTTACTAAACTTGTGCTCAAGTTCATTCTTTAACCTTGCACCTTACTTGTGTCTACCAAATGACTCTACCTTCAGAATATCAGCATATGCCAACAGTTCTTctagtgcttttttttttttttttcatagatGGGTTTGTCTTGGTTTTCTTGTACTGTTGGTCATGATGGAATTTTTCATTGTTAACAAATGTATACACAATGATCAGCATCTTGAGCTACCAAATGTCAAAGCATTGTCACAAGTTCATTCACTTTGAATTTGCAGTTTTTGAGCCTTACAAAGACAGTAAAGTAGATCTTTTGGGGCCTAAGTTGCTTTTCATTGCCCTTAATTTGGGAGGTTTAGCACTGGGTGTCTGGAAGGTAAGATTCATTTtcccttaaaaatttttaatggttGTGTGTTCCTGAATATTGAAATACTGAGGAGCTAAATATTGCACTTTTGTTTATTCAACTTTGGCAGCTAAACACTTTGGGGCTTCTTCCAACACATGCATCAGACTGGGTTTCATCATTACCCCCTGCTCAGgtttaatttttcttccttaCCCCAAGTCGGCTTCCTCTTTACATGTCAAAATTGAGAGAAGCATTGGAAAAAGTTTGTGTGGTCTGCTAAAAATGTTtgttatgtatacataaaatttaGGATAATTTGTCTGTATATTGTGGGTTCTTTATAGGGCTGAATCCGAACCGAGCCAACTTGGCTTGGCTCGATGTTCAACTTGATTTGAGCCGAATTTGAGTTGGAACTTTAGCTCGGCAAATCAATTTGAGTTCAGCTCAAATCCCTCTCCAGGAACACTGTTTATCTTGTTGGTGATACTTTTCATCCCACCAGCAACCCTTTGACAACATCTCCAACTAGCTCAAACGAGATCGAGCTTGAGCCAGCCCATGTTCAGGCTGAGCTCagcttgaatccaaccctagtacTTTGTATAGTCTTCTCTAATATCAAGTGCTTTCTGTTTTATTTTCAGGAGGTTGAATATTCTGCGGGAGGTATTCC is part of the Mangifera indica cultivar Alphonso chromosome 13, CATAS_Mindica_2.1, whole genome shotgun sequence genome and harbors:
- the LOC123194311 gene encoding solute carrier family 35 member F5-like encodes the protein MGWKYNAGLGLIGSVVFIWVTSAEITQRIFVEYRQPFALTYLGVSLMVIYLPVALLKDCVCSFLGATVFRNFSHEMSVSSTSTGLDIPLRINELQDGSETDLQSRLLSAKYLSEREEGGPLLPKNEEDDPPMLEDSSYLHSWDIAKCSLYLTPVWFLTEYLSNSALANTSVASTTVLTSTSGLFTLFFGALLGQDSISIAKVVAVFVSMAGVAMTTAGKTWAKDEYLSISESRRHSITGDICGLLSAISYGLFTVLLKKSAGSEGDKVDVQKFFGYIGLFCLLGLWWLIWPLNAAGLEPQFEFPHSASVEEAVLFTGLVGSVLSDYLWALSVVWTTPLVATLGMSLTIPLAMLADMVIHGRHYSAIYILGCIQVFAGFVIANLSDKFSAKGEL
- the LOC123194119 gene encoding ER membrane protein complex subunit 4-like — its product is MEKGKAVMGSGRRWAVDFTDNSTIPSSRDIPDPPGFTRASQDQDDSTTSRQKKDAEANWKAQKAWEVAQAPFKNLLMMGFMMWMAGSTVHLFSIGITFSALWQPISALQGVGKVFEPYKDSKVDLLGPKLLFIALNLGGLALGVWKLNTLGLLPTHASDWVSSLPPAQEVEYSAGGIPLH